A stretch of Lactuca sativa cultivar Salinas chromosome 6, Lsat_Salinas_v11, whole genome shotgun sequence DNA encodes these proteins:
- the LOC128126615 gene encoding lipid transfer protein EARLI 1-like, with amino-acid sequence MLHCTLTPSHSSFTIIDKVFITDFGMASKSNVSVVLVIAFNLLFCIMVSGCATSDIPEPNLNPNQKPNTNPSSNPNPFPNTNQNPNPNTNTNNTPNPNPNSNPNTVPNTNPNTETCPRDALKLGVCANLLGGLVKVELGSPPVKPCCSLIQGLADLEAAVCLCTAIKANVLGINLNVPVSLSLLVNVCGGEVPNGFVCS; translated from the coding sequence ATGCTCCATTGTACCCTTACTCCATCACACTCTTCCTTTACCATAATTGACAAAGTTTTCATAACCGATTTCGGCATGGCATCGAAGAGTAATGTGTCCGTTGTTCTGGTCATAGCTTTCAACCTTTTATTCTGCATCATGGTTAGTGGCTGTGCGACGTCCGACATACCAGAACCCAACCTCAATCCAAATCAAAAACCCAACACAAACCCAAGCAGCAACCCCAACCCCTTCCCTAACACTAACCAAAACCCCAACCCCAACACTAACACGAACAACACCCCCAACCCCAATCCCAACTCTAACCCGAACACAGTACCAAACACAAACCCAAATACAGAAACCTGCCCTAGAGACGCCTTGAAACTGGGGGTTTGTGCTAATCTTCTAGGGGGATTGGTCAAAGTTGAGTTAGGTTCACCACCGGTGAAGCCATGTTGCTCTCTTATCCAAGGACTTGCCGACCTTGAGGCTGCCGTCTGTTTGTGCACTGCAATCAAAGCCAACGTCCTAGGGATCAATCTTAATGTACCAGTATCTCTTAGCTTGCTCGTTAATGTCTGTGGCGGTGAAGTCCCAAATGGTTTTGTATGTTCCTAG